One window of the Chryseotalea sp. WA131a genome contains the following:
- a CDS encoding acetamidase/formamidase family protein, giving the protein MKNLLTIVLIFSTLTTFGQPKRIEYKPTVYYRNFSHKTAPVLRVTPGDTLVSETVDAVGFDKTGTSVTERGNPQTGPFYIEGAMPGDVLAITLTRVELNRDYATTLEQFVKRSLPFEVIKPVFARNARLVKWTLDKEAGYAYPQITHEHLTNFKVPLTPFMGCVAVAAPLKDKEPETYFTGQFGGNMDFYKVAQGVTIYLPVFHEGALLYIGDAHAVQGDGEITGDALETSMDFSLVTKVIKSTELKLDFPRLEDSEHIMAMATHDTLEEALKLATLGLLEWVQKDYSLALNEATQVLGTSIEYRIPTLAGPKVAIVAMLKKDRLKGLTK; this is encoded by the coding sequence ATGAAGAACTTACTGACAATAGTTTTAATCTTCTCCACGCTGACAACGTTTGGACAACCAAAAAGAATTGAATACAAGCCGACAGTTTATTACAGAAACTTCTCTCACAAGACTGCTCCAGTGTTGAGAGTTACACCCGGTGACACGTTAGTAAGTGAGACAGTTGATGCAGTAGGGTTTGACAAGACTGGTACAAGCGTTACTGAAAGAGGAAACCCGCAGACAGGACCGTTTTACATTGAAGGCGCAATGCCAGGGGACGTTTTGGCAATTACCTTGACAAGGGTTGAATTAAACCGTGACTACGCTACGACTCTTGAACAATTTGTTAAAAGGAGTCTCCCGTTTGAAGTAATTAAACCCGTTTTTGCACGAAATGCAAGATTAGTAAAGTGGACACTGGATAAGGAAGCGGGATACGCTTACCCACAAATTACGCATGAACATCTTACCAATTTCAAAGTTCCACTCACACCGTTTATGGGTTGTGTTGCAGTTGCTGCACCGTTAAAAGACAAAGAGCCAGAGACATACTTTACAGGACAATTTGGTGGCAATATGGATTTCTACAAAGTTGCACAAGGGGTGACAATTTATTTACCAGTATTTCATGAAGGCGCTCTTTTGTATATCGGTGACGCACACGCTGTTCAAGGAGACGGTGAAATAACAGGTGACGCACTTGAAACATCTATGGACTTCTCGCTTGTGACTAAGGTTATCAAATCGACTGAATTGAAATTAGATTTTCCGAGGCTCGAGGACAGCGAACACATTATGGCAATGGCGACACACGACACATTAGAAGAAGCATTGAAATTGGCGACACTTGGACTGCTTGAATGGGTGCAAAAGGACTACAGTCTTGCACTCAACGAGGCAACACAAGTATTGGGGACTTCTATTGAATACAGAATCCCGACTTTAGCTGGACCGAAGGTTGCAATAGTAGCTATGTTAAAAAAGGACAGGCTGAAAGGGCTGACGAAATAG
- a CDS encoding alcohol dehydrogenase catalytic domain-containing protein, translating into MNQLTYIKKNTLEWWDIKEPKMETAQDVIVRPLAAARCDGDKAFLFYDITPMLQAGLTLHYIDPIAKNLFGKKPFKAPFAIGHECIAEILSCGDEVKHFKVGDKVIVPWAISCGSCSHCLSGLTSKCLDAGETLVSGFGFGESLGPWGGMVTDQFRVPYADNMLVKIPSGLDPISLASASDNIPDGWRTVAPYLKEKPGVPVLIVGGAAESIGLYAAGIAVALGSSRVDYLDYMPARLEIAKSLGAYPIEMPKKNRSKWFRNNAPKISGAYPITVDASMNQDGIRFAIRSLAPGGICTSVGYYFQKGTSIPLMQMYANDSTLHTSISHPRASLPDVLDLIESKKFQPEKITTLLANWEDATEAFLERTTKVIVHRPSIFTNHHEL; encoded by the coding sequence ATGAACCAATTAACTTATATAAAGAAAAACACACTGGAGTGGTGGGATATTAAAGAGCCTAAAATGGAGACGGCACAGGATGTGATTGTAAGGCCTTTGGCCGCAGCTCGCTGTGACGGTGATAAAGCTTTTCTCTTTTATGATATTACACCCATGTTGCAGGCGGGATTGACCTTGCATTACATAGACCCTATTGCTAAAAATCTTTTTGGTAAAAAGCCTTTCAAAGCACCCTTTGCTATAGGACATGAATGTATCGCTGAGATTCTCTCTTGTGGTGATGAGGTGAAACATTTTAAGGTTGGAGATAAGGTCATTGTTCCTTGGGCAATTTCATGCGGAAGTTGTTCCCATTGCTTATCTGGTCTCACCTCAAAGTGTCTTGATGCTGGCGAAACTTTGGTTTCCGGTTTTGGATTTGGCGAGTCATTAGGACCGTGGGGCGGAATGGTAACTGATCAATTTCGAGTACCATACGCTGACAATATGTTAGTTAAAATTCCCAGTGGCTTAGACCCTATATCATTGGCAAGTGCCAGCGACAATATTCCGGATGGATGGAGAACGGTGGCTCCTTATCTAAAAGAAAAGCCAGGTGTTCCTGTCCTGATTGTGGGAGGAGCAGCTGAAAGTATTGGTTTATACGCTGCTGGAATAGCTGTTGCATTAGGCTCTTCAAGGGTAGATTATTTAGATTATATGCCTGCCAGATTGGAGATAGCGAAGTCCTTAGGAGCTTATCCGATTGAAATGCCAAAGAAAAATAGAAGCAAATGGTTTAGGAACAATGCGCCTAAAATAAGTGGCGCCTATCCCATAACAGTCGATGCAAGTATGAATCAAGATGGAATTAGATTTGCTATTCGTTCGCTGGCCCCAGGTGGTATTTGCACAAGTGTAGGGTACTATTTTCAAAAAGGAACATCTATTCCTTTGATGCAGATGTATGCAAACGACTCAACGCTTCACACTAGTATCTCGCACCCAAGGGCTTCTCTTCCTGATGTACTAGATTTAATTGAAAGTAAGAAGTTTCAGCCTGAAAAGATTACAACTCTACTTGCTAACTGGGAGGATGCAACTGAAGCCTTTTTAGAACGTACAACCAAAGTGATTGTCCATAGACCATCAATATTTACGAATCACCATGAACTATAA
- a CDS encoding alpha/beta fold hydrolase has translation MRKVLTIIFGIGIISYLGLYFYFYSIQEDRFKSVKLPSDFKFKFDEPFEELNFKSKDGGQINSLLFKKDSSRGVICFWKGNGGTLDGWGLMAPMFLKCNYDIIITDYRQHGKSTGEITLDNFYSDSQTVYDFLKSKYPENKIVIVGYSLGTSIASHLAIDNNPLMTILIEPREKFVDKYLNAFFFPLPRINKFSFRTDLDIPKTKSEIAIISGTKSDLHRDALELKKLLKPDDQYFDIKGATHQTILGDEKFEKTVYDLLNGTASR, from the coding sequence ATGAGAAAAGTGTTAACAATTATATTTGGAATAGGAATCATAAGCTACCTCGGACTGTACTTCTATTTCTATTCAATACAAGAGGACAGGTTTAAATCTGTTAAGTTACCATCGGACTTTAAATTCAAGTTTGACGAACCTTTCGAAGAACTAAATTTTAAATCAAAAGACGGTGGACAAATAAATTCGTTGCTTTTTAAGAAGGACAGCTCACGTGGGGTAATCTGCTTTTGGAAAGGCAATGGTGGGACTCTTGATGGGTGGGGACTTATGGCTCCAATGTTTTTAAAATGCAACTACGACATAATTATTACCGACTACAGACAACACGGAAAGAGTACGGGAGAAATTACTCTCGACAATTTCTATTCTGACTCTCAAACAGTATATGATTTTTTAAAATCGAAATATCCAGAAAACAAAATAGTAATTGTTGGTTACTCACTTGGGACAAGCATTGCATCGCATCTGGCCATCGATAACAACCCCTTGATGACAATATTGATAGAACCTCGGGAGAAGTTTGTCGACAAGTATCTAAACGCGTTTTTTTTCCCGCTTCCGAGAATTAACAAGTTCTCGTTTAGGACAGATCTAGATATTCCGAAAACAAAAAGTGAAATCGCTATTATTTCTGGGACCAAGAGTGATCTCCACCGAGACGCCCTTGAACTTAAAAAATTATTGAAACCAGACGACCAATATTTTGACATAAAAGGAGCGACACATCAAACTATTTTGGGGGACGAGAAATTTGAAAAAACAGTTTACGACCTACTAAATGGGACTGCCAGCCGCTAA
- a CDS encoding alpha/beta hydrolase — MKNITFMFVFLITSFYCFAQKIETVNIESKIYGGREIMIYTPRLYEEYPHKKYEVVYVFDSQARQYFDYVHSSLTFLNSAVPMIVVGVISKERDDDFLPTYIHDETAKMMRDNKGRANDFMKFLKNDIFIYVDKNYKTLPTRLAVGHSNGGVFITYCMVKDPTLFNGYIAISPHMRYDKMQMVDSLQKFDPGKVKRELFYYMAKGNESATDWEKSINRTREFFNSEKTNKVIHFEYEYFPSETHTTIYPKAVINGFNKWFAYQYNNLNRCKEYYTSLKERDNYTLSEEDLLGHISNHFWAKDYSTAKDFMEWGKSMFPNSRLLADFDKRLGMVQETKAPSIFPEKCLGTWEGTMKIYSYNTLRDSVKVRFTAAKTNVKGIYTWKTEYLSATTPMIKDYKLVIDDLDKGRYKLDEGDGVELIEYNVNNKLYSLFKVNDIWLTATTQLLDDKLIFEVTSGKESNEVKAITNYSFTNVQRVIMTKIE; from the coding sequence ATGAAAAATATAACCTTCATGTTTGTGTTTTTAATAACTTCATTTTACTGTTTTGCTCAAAAAATTGAAACGGTAAACATAGAGTCAAAAATTTATGGAGGTCGAGAAATTATGATTTATACACCAAGGTTGTATGAAGAATATCCTCACAAAAAATATGAGGTCGTATATGTTTTTGACTCACAAGCGCGACAATATTTTGACTATGTACACTCTAGCTTGACTTTTTTGAATAGTGCGGTGCCCATGATTGTTGTTGGAGTAATTTCTAAAGAACGAGATGATGATTTTTTACCTACCTATATACACGATGAAACAGCCAAAATGATGCGGGATAATAAAGGCAGGGCAAACGATTTTATGAAATTTCTTAAAAACGATATTTTCATCTACGTAGATAAAAATTACAAAACTTTACCCACCCGCCTCGCAGTAGGTCATTCTAATGGTGGTGTGTTTATAACATATTGTATGGTTAAAGACCCTACCTTGTTTAATGGATATATTGCTATTTCACCCCATATGCGTTATGATAAAATGCAAATGGTAGACAGTCTCCAAAAATTCGACCCCGGTAAAGTTAAAAGAGAACTCTTCTATTATATGGCAAAGGGAAATGAATCGGCTACAGATTGGGAAAAATCAATTAACAGGACAAGGGAATTTTTTAATTCAGAAAAAACTAATAAAGTAATTCATTTTGAGTATGAATATTTTCCGTCAGAGACGCATACCACAATTTATCCAAAAGCAGTTATCAATGGGTTTAACAAGTGGTTTGCTTATCAATACAATAATTTGAATAGATGTAAAGAATATTATACCTCTTTAAAAGAACGTGACAATTATACACTTTCTGAGGAAGATTTGCTTGGGCATATTTCAAATCATTTCTGGGCTAAGGATTATTCCACTGCAAAAGATTTTATGGAATGGGGGAAAAGTATGTTTCCAAATTCAAGATTGCTTGCTGATTTTGATAAAAGATTGGGGATGGTTCAGGAAACAAAAGCACCTTCAATTTTTCCCGAAAAATGCTTAGGTACTTGGGAAGGTACAATGAAAATTTACAGCTACAACACATTACGTGATAGCGTAAAAGTTAGGTTTACAGCCGCTAAAACAAATGTTAAAGGTATTTACACCTGGAAAACCGAGTATTTATCAGCTACTACACCTATGATTAAAGACTATAAATTAGTTATTGACGATTTAGATAAAGGTCGATATAAACTTGATGAAGGTGACGGTGTAGAATTGATTGAGTACAATGTTAATAATAAACTCTATAGCTTGTTTAAAGTTAATGATATCTGGCTAACTGCGACTACCCAATTACTGGATGATAAATTAATCTTTGAGGTAACATCGGGTAAGGAATCGAATGAAGTCAAAGCAATTACAAACTATTCTTTTACTAATGTACAAAGAGTAATAATGACAAAGATTGAGTAA